ACCCGCGGTGCCGCCCCGGCTGCCGTGACCACTCCGAGGAAATCCATGCACAGCAAAGCCAAGTTCTCCTTCTTCCTGGTCGTCCTCTCGGCGCTCCTCACCCTCACGTCGGCCGCCTTCGGCCTCGAGCGCGGCGCCAACGGCTGGTACCAGACCGGCTCCGGCGTCCGCACGAAGAGCATCGCCTTCATCAACGTGAAGGTCTACGCGATCAGTCACGAGATGAAGGAGCTGCCCACGGCGAACACGAAGCAGGCCGTCATCGACGCCGACGTCGACAAGCGCTTCACCTGGCAGACCCTCCGCGATCTCCCTTGCGAGAAGATCCAGGCCGCGATGCGCGACGCGTTCGCCATGAACGGCTACGGGGACCAGGCCAAGATCGGGCGGTACCTGGGCGCCTGCAACAAGGCCGAGCTCCCGGAGAAGACCGGCCTCTCCATCAGCTACAACTCGACCACGAAGAAGACCACGATCTGGATCGCCGGCGCCGGCTCGGCCACGATCGACGGCGTCGACTTCATGAAGGCCGTGTGGAGCTGCTGGTTCGGGAAGATCGACCAGCCCGCGCTCGGCTCCGCGCTCATCTCGCGCCTCTGAGGCCAACACGGCCGCAAGACGGTCTCCACGAGCCGCGTCCCCTCCTCGGGCACGCGGCTCGCTCCCTTTTTTGTTCTCGTACGCGAGCCGCCTGCAGCGGCGCGCGTACGCGCGCCGCGAGCGTGAGCTAGTCCCCTGGAAGCGTGATGCCTTCCAGAAGTCGCGCGGCTCGGCCTTTCGCCACAAGGGAGCGAGGGGGTGTCCCGTTTTCGGCGGCGGTGGGAGGATACTCATGTTCGAGGGTCGGCGTTCTCGCGCGGTCACACCCGAAACCACTGTCCCCTGAGCGCAAAGCGCCGCCTCCACCGCGCGGAACGACGTCCGAGTTGAGGACGGGCCCGCCGCCGCCGAAAACGGGGCACCCCCTCGCTCCTCGGAATGACACCGAAGACCGGACTTCTGATACGAACCACGACTCCAGGGGACTAGGGGAAGTTGCTGACCGCGACGGGCAGGCTCGAGCTGGCCTTGCTGAGGCCGATGCCGAGCTCGCCGTGGCCGTTGTCACCCCAGCACGCGATGCCGTCGTCGGTCTTGACGGCGCACGTGTGCTCGCCGCCCGCGCCGATCGCGACGGCGGACAAGCCCGCGACCACCGTCGGGCGGACGATCTCGGCGCCGCCTCCGTCGCGGCCACCGGCGCTCGAGCCGAGCTGGCCGATGCGGTTGCTCCCCCAACAGAACACGGTCCCTTCCCCCGTCAGCGCGCAGAAGTGCTCGGCGCCCGCCGCGATCGCGGTGGCCCCCGCGACCCCCTGCACGGGCGTCGGAGTCGGGTTCTTGGCCCCGCCCGCCACGCCCTTGCCGAGCTGTCCGAGGTCGTCTTTGCCCCAGCACACCACGCCGCCGTTGGCGACGACGGCGCAGGTCGAGTCGTTCGACGCGGCCATGGCGGTGACGCCGCTCACGCCCGAGCACTTGCGCGGAAGCACCTCGCGCGAGGCGCCGGTGGTCGCCAGCTGGCCGTTGAAGTTCTCGCCCCAGCAGAAGGCGTCTCCCGTGGAGGTGAAGGCGCAGCTGTGCGACTGCCCGAGCGTGAGTCCCTTCACGTTCTGGAGGTCCTGCAGCGGGATGGGTACGTTGGTCGAGGTGGTCGAGGCGTTGCCGAGCTGGCCGGTCGCGTTGCTCCCCCAGCACGCGAGCTCTCCGTTGCGGCGCACGGCGCACGTGTGAGACGAGCCGGCCCCGAGCCGCAGCGCGTCGACCAGTACGCGCGTGGGGGTAGGCGTGGTCGCCGTCGTGGTCGAGCCGTTTCCGAGCTGCCCGCTCACGTTGAAGCCCCAGCAGCTCACCGTGCCGTCGACCTGCGCGACGCAGGTGTGCTGCGCGCCTGCGGCGATGGTGAACGCGCTCACGTTCTCCACGAACACCGGAGTGGGCACGACCGGGATCCCGGCGTCGCTGGTCTCGCGGCCCTTGCCGCCCGTGCCTATCTGGCCCGCGCCGTCGTCGCCCCAGCACTTGACCGTGCCGCTCCGTCGCTTGGCGCACGTGTGGTACTTGCCGAGCGCGAGCTCAGTGAAGCGCGACGGCTCGGGGCCGGTGCCACCCTCCACCTCGGGGGGCAACACGATCTCGCCATCGCGCTCAGTAGTTCCTGAGTCCTTACGGAGCTTTACGTCGTGTACGCCGACGATGAGGTTGCACGCGAAGAGCGCCCCGCAGGCGCCGGTGACGAGGACCACGGCGGAGAAGCGTGGGCGCATCAGAAGGTCCCCCCGAGCGACAGCCCGACGGCGCCTGGGCCCACGCTGGGCGTGAGCCGCGCGTTCGGCTTCCCGATTCTGTTGGCGCCGGTCTTGGCGCTCGGCGCGGTGAGCACGAGCACGAGGCCGGTCGCGAACGCGACGCCGCCCGCCGCCAGCCCGATGGTCGACAAGAACCCCGAGGTCTTGGCGTCGGTGGCGAGGTCGACGCCTTCGCGATCACAGCCCTTGTCGTTGCATCGCGCCTGGGAGTCGCTCCAGCTCGAGAAGGTGCGGAGGCCGAAGTAGCCGCCCACGCCCGCCAGCACGAGGCCGATGCCGCCCACCACGAAGCCGGTCGTTCGCCGGGCGTTGGAGGGGGCGGGCTCCTCGGGAGGCGGGACCTTGGGCTTGGGCGCGACGACCGGGGGCTCTTCACCCTCGCGGGTCAGCGCGGGCACGACGACGGGGTAGGTCTTGCCGGGCTCTTTGGCTTCGAGCGTCACGCTGAAGGGCTTCCTGTCCGGCGCCGCGACGAAGAGCGTGTGGGCGCCAGGATCGACGCGGATCGGCGCCTGCGCGTCTTGGCGACTGATGGGCGTGCCGTCGAGCGTGATGGTCACGTCGCCGGGCTCCTTCAGCTCGAGCGCGAGTTTGGTGAGCTGGGGCTCGAGCAGATCGAGGCGGTCGCGCGCGGTCTTCTCGCGGTCGGCCCGTCCGAGCTTCTTCGCGAGCTCGGCCGCGGCCTGGAACTTCTCGTACGCCGTCGCGGTCTGGCCGGCGCGCTGGTGGCAGTCGGCGAGGTTGAGGAGCGTCCCTACGGTCGGGTCGAGCTTGTAGCTGGCGAGGAGCTTCGGGCAGCCGAGCAGGAACTCGCCGGCCTCGACGTGGGCGCGCCCCTCCTCGAACAGGGCGTCGGCGGCCTTCTTGTCGGCGGCCGACGGGCCCGCGTGCGCGGAGGCGGCGAGGCACCAAGCGAGGGTCAGCGCGCCGAGGGACGCGAGGCGGCGAGCGGGGGCGCGGCTGATGCGGGAGCTGGAGCGGAGGCGCGGGACCATAAGCACGGAGAGCGACGGACGGTGAGGAGGAAGAGACAGAAGAGAAAGAGCGGAGGCGTCGCGGAGCGGCGAGAGCGGGGCGTCGGGTCAGTCGCGGGTGGTCGGGATGTCCGGGCTCGCCGGCTTGGGCTTCGGCGCGGCGGTCGGGGCTGTCGGTGCCGGGCCGGTCGGCGTGGTGGGCGTGGCGGCGGGCTTCGGTCCCTGTGTCGGGCGAGGCGCGGCCGCCGGGGTCGGGCCCGTCGCGACGACGGGGCTCGCGACCGTGGGGGCAGCGGGGACCACGGACTTCGAGGCGACCTTGCCCACTCCCGCGCCCACGACGGCGGGCGCCGTGGGGGGCTCGACGGTCGGCAGCGCCGGTGGCTCGGCGGGCACGGGCACCACCTCGGCGTGGCCGGGGGGCACCTGGTTACGACTGACATAGAACGCGCCACCCGCGACCCCGATGACGGCGAGCGCGACCCCGAGGCCGAGCCACAAGCGCGAGCTCCCCTCTGGCGGTGGGGGCTGGGGCGCCGCTCCCGCCCAGGGCCCGCCTAGCTCGAGCGAGGTCGAGCGCCCGGACGCGGGCGGCACCGTGGGGGTTGGATGCCGCGTCGCGCCTGCTCCCGCCGCGCTCGGCGGGCTTGGCTGGAGCGACGCGAGCCGGGCCGCGGTCGTCTGCGCGTGGGCGGTGTTCATGCAGTAGGGCACGAGCCCCGCGGCGAGCTCGGCGACGTTGGGCATGCGCGCGTCCAGCGACTTCTGGAGGCAGCGATCGACGATGGCGACGAGCCCCGGATCGAGGGTCGGGTTCAGCTCGCGCAGCGGTGGCGGAGACTCGCCCATCACCTTCGCGAAGAGCTTGCCCACGGTCTCGGCGTCGAACGCCGGCCGCCCGGCGAGCAGCGTGTAGAGGATGACGCCCAACGCCCAGATGTCGGTGCGGCCGTCGACGGTGCGGGGGTCTTGGAGTTGCTCGGGCGACATGAAGCGCGGCGAGCCGAGCACGGCCGCGGACATGGTGACGCCTGTCTCGCCGCCGCCGAAGGGGTTCGCCTTCGACAGGCCGAAGTCGAGCACCTTCACGATGGGTACGCCGGCGGCGCCGCGCGTGAGGAACAGGTTCCCGAGCTTCACGTCGCGATGGATGATGCCGAGCGAGTGCGCCTCGCCGAGGGCGTCGCACGCCTGCAGCACGTACTCGCACGCCTCCGCCGGGGGCAGCGCGCCGCGCTGCTTGTAGAGGTCGGACAGGTCGCACCCCTCGAGGTACTCCATGACCATGAACGGCTCGCCGGTCTCGAGGGCGCCGACGTCGTACACGTGCGCGACGTGCGGGTTGCGTATCTGGACGGCGGCCTGCGCCTCGCGGAGGAAGCGCACGCTGGCCTCGCGCGTGCCGAGCGCGCCGTCGCGGATGAACTTGATGGCGACCGGGATCTCGAGCGTGAGGTGGGTCGCCGCGACGACGAAGCCCATCCCGCCCTCACCGAGCACTCGCTCGACGCGGTACTTCCCGGCGATGACGTCTCCGGCGTTGATGACGGCCATGGTGAGCTACCTCGAGAGAACCCAAGCGCAAGACTAGCAAAGCCGCCGGGGTCGCGCTGCATTTTACCCGTGTCGCGGGGTCGCGCGGCGTGGTCGGGCGGCGCGCAAAGGCGCGGGGGTCCGGGCCGAGCCGCAAGCACGCAAACTTGGCGCTTTCGCTCCAGGGGGTCACCATGAAGCATGGCGCCCGCTCGCGGCTTGGTCACTGCACGCTCGATCGGCGAGACGCTGACGGTCGCGGTCGCGCTGAGCCTCGCCTCGCCAGGGGCCGCGCGCGCCGAGCCGGCCGCCTCGAGCTACGCCCTCGACGCGGTGTCGCGCGACATCCCCGCGGGGCGAATGAAGTGCCCGCGTTTCGACACGCGGCGCTACTTGGGCACCGGCGTGCGGTACGCCTCGCCCATCTTCGTTCACAGCGCGTTCGTCGAGAAGCTCGTCGCTTTCGACGCGCTGGTGGAGCGCACGGCCATCGAGGTGTACGGCCGCGCGCCGGAGGAGCTGCACCATCTCGGCGGGACCACCTGCGAGTCTCTGAACGGGCAGCGGCGCTTCAGCGAGCACGCGTTCGGCAACGCGATCGACGTCGACTCCTTCACCTTCGGCGCGCTCGGCGCCGGGGAGCGCCTCCCCGCGGGCCTCCCTGCGGCGCTTGCAGGCGCGTTCAAGGTCTCGATTTCATGGCATTTTTTCTCGAAGAGCCCCGCGGGGCGAGTGCACTCGCGCTTTCTGCACCGGCTCGCCCTCCGGCTCGTGGCGGACCGGGGGCTCTTCCGTGTGGTGCTCGGCCCTGGCTACGGCGACCACTGGAGCCACTTCCACCTCGACGCCGCGCCGTACCGCTTCGCGTTCGTCCTCGCCTCGGGCGAGCTCGCGCGCTGACCGACTTCTCGGGAGGCGCCACTTCGGCGATGCTGCGCCGATGACCGACCGAACCCTGACGACCGCGAGGCTAGGCGATCTCGAATGCGTGATCGCCAACGCGCCCCCTCCACGAGCGCCTTCCCCGCGCCGCATCGTCGTCCTGCTCCACGGGTTCGGCGCGCCGGGCGACGACCTCGTGGGCCTCGCCGACGCGTTCGCCGCGCCCGACACGACGATGGTCTTCCCCGCGGCGCCGCTCACGTTCGCGGAGCTCTACGGCGCCCCACCGTTCATGGACGCCCGCGCCTGGTGGCGCCTCGATCTCGAGGCGATCGAGCGGGCGCGGCGGACAGGCGGGCTCCGCGATCTCACGCGCGAGCGGCCCGAGGGGCTCGACGCCGCGCGGGGCCGAGTGACGCGCCTGCTCGGCGAGCTCCGCGCCAAGCACCCGGACGCCAGCTTCGTCCTCGGTGGCTTCTCGCAGGGCGCGATGCTCGCGACCGACACGGCGCTCCGGGAGGACGTCCCGCTCGATGGGCTCGTCGTGCTCTCGGGCTCACTTCTGTGCGAGCCCGAGTGGCGCCCGCTCTTCCCCACGCTGGCGCGCCTGAAGGTGTTTCAGAGCCACGGCGCCGACGACGACATCTTGCCCTACGCGTACGCGGCACGACTCCACGAGGGGCTGCGCGAGGCCGGGGTGGACGCGCGCTTCGTGAGGTTCGAGGGCGGCCACGGGATCGCCCCCGAGGTGCTCGGGGCGCTCGCCGCGTTCCTCGACGGTCTCCCGCGCGCCGCCTCGCCCGTTGACGAGATTAGATAGGGATGTCCTTCAGCGTGACGCGGTTGCGACCGCCGCGCTTGGAGTCGTAGAGGGCCGTGTCCGCCCCCGCGACGAGCTGCTGCGCGTCGTCGCAGCGGGTCTCGGGCAGCCCGGCGACGCCGACGCTGATGGTGACCGGGATCGAGATGCCCTCGAAGCTGAAGTTGGTCTCCTCCACGCGGGCGCGGACGCGCTCGGCGAGGAGCGCGGCCTTCGCGAGCGACGTGCCTCGGGCGAGCACGGCGAACTCCTCGCCGCCGTACCGGGCGAAGACGTCCTCGGTGCGGAGCATGCTCTGCACCACCGCAGAGAGCTCCATGAGCACCGCGTCGCCTGCCAGGTGGCCGCGGCTGTCGTTGATCTTCTTGAAGAAATCGATGTCGAAGAGCAGCAGCGAGAGCTCGGCGTGGTGGCGCTTGGCGAACGCGTATTCGGTCTCGAGGCGCTCGAGGAAATACCGCTTGTTGTACGCGCGGGTGAGCCCGTCGCGCAGCGCGGCCTCGATCATCTTCTGCTGGAAGCTCTCGTCGAGGGTGTCGTTGAACGAGAACCGCACCACCGTGCTCGCGCCGATGCTGATCTTGTCGCCGTTCTTCAGCACGCGCTGCGTAATGAGCTCCCCGTTCACCATCGTGCCGTTGGCGCTGTTCAGGTCCTCGATGACGACGTCGGAGCCGGCCTTCAGGATGCGGGCGTGCCGTCGCGAGATGCCGTCGTCGGTAAGCCGCAGGTCGGCCGTGTTCGAGCGACCCAGCACGGTCTCGGCCGCCTCGAGCTTGTGCATCGCGCCGACGTTCGAGCCCGTGAGGACGACCAGGTAGGCCTGCAGCGCCTGCCGCTTGCGCGCGGCGATCTCGCGCTGCAGCTCGCTGAAATTCGTGATGCTCGTCGCTTCACTGTCGAAGTCCACCGCGTGCATACGACCGGAGGAGCGCCGGCGGGGCGGTTGACTGGCCATGACTTTAAGCAGAATCGCAGAGGCGCCTGCGGGATTCAAGACCCAGTGGGGGCTCGCGCCGCGGTCGGTCGTCCTATGTGCGCTGGGGTCGTACCGAGCTCGAGCGGGCCTGCTTCGGTCCGTCCACCCCCGGGCCGCCAGCCTGCTAGCGTGCGCGCATGAGCCGCAGCCCGTTCGAGCAAGCCCTCTCGCACCTCTTCGCCGCGCACCCGTGGCACGGCCCGGACATCGGCCCCAAGGCGCCCGAGTTGGTGACCTCGTACGTGGAGATCGTCCCCACCGACACGGTCAAGTACGAGCTCGACAAGGCGACGGGGATCCTCAAGGTCGACCGTCCGCAGAAGTTCTCGAACACCTGCCCCACGCTCTACGGGTTCATCCCTCAGACGCTCTGTGGCCCGGTCGTCGGCGGTCTCTGCGACCAGAAGACGGGCCGCAGCGGGACGCGAGGCGACGACGATCCGCTCGACATCTGCATCCTCACCGAGCGCAACATCCCGCACGGCAACATCCTCGTGCAAGCCGTGCCCATCGGCGGGCTGCTGATGGTCGACCGCGACGAGGCCGACGACAAGATCATCGCCGTGCTCCAGGGCGACGACGTGTACGGCCACATGCGCGATCTCGCGGAGTGTCCGAAGGCGCTCATCGACCGGCTCCACCACTACTTCCTGACCTACAAGCAGCCTCCGGGCTCGCAGGAGCACGTGGTCGAGATCGCGCGGGTGTACGGGCGGGACGAGGCCCACGCCGTGATCGCCGCGAGCCAGAGCGACTACGAGACGGAGTACGCGAGCATCACCGGGCGGCTCCGCGCGAAGTAGCGCCGCGGGCGTCTCTGGCGCGTGCATCGAGCGCGTCGAGCGCCTCCGCGGAGAGGCGCTCGGGATCGAACGGGAGACCCTCGGCGGCGAAGCGGCCGCGGGAGAGATCGACGGCGGCGACGCGCGTCCGCTCCCACGCGGCTGCCCCGAGCCCTACGAGCTCGGCGTTCAGCCGGAGCCACACGAGCGCGGTCGCGTCGCACTGCAGCTCGGTCGCCGCCCGCTCCTCGAAGGGGCCGTGTGCGTGGAAGTGCGCCCAGTCGTGCAGACCCCAGAAGAGCGCGGCCAGGCTGGTCGTGGCGAGGAGGAGCGCCGCGCGGGGGCGAGTGCGCGTCTCGTAAAGGAGGTCGGTCGCGTCGTCGATCGCCCACGGGGCGAGCATGCGGGCGCCGTCGGGCAGGGGAACGCGCGGCAGGTGCAGCGCAGCCAGCTCCGCGGGCAGGAAGTCGACCTCGGGGGGCTGCAGAACGAAGCCGAGGCCGGGCGGGTTCTCGGTCCCCGGTGGCGCGCAGTCGCCGAGGCCGCCCGCCGAGACCCACGTGAGCGTGTCGCTCGTGCACCAGCCGAAGGCGTCGAACACCGAATCATGCACAATGCACGGAATGGGCGGCACGCGGAGGGGGACGCTCGGCACGGGCGGAGGCTACCACCCGTGTGCAGACCTCGGCTGCGGCGCGGGCTCGGCATCGACCTGCGTTCGCCCCTTCGGGGCTCGGCATCGACCTGCGTTCGTCCCTTTGGGGCTCCACTTCCAGGTTCAGTGTGGCGTATCGCGCGCGGCCGCGCTAAGAGCCGGGGCGAATGTCGTCCCCGCTGCCCCCCAAGAAGGACGTGGCGCTGGCGCTCCTGGAGCGCACTAGCGTGTTCGTGTACCTCGACCCGCGGCGCGAGGGTGTCGTCATCCCCATGGGGTTCAAGAACCAGCACAAGCTCGTGCTGCAGGTCGGCCTCAACATGCCGGTCCCGATCCGCGATCTGAAGTTCGACGACCAGGGCATGAGCTGCACGCTCAGCTTCAACCGCACGCCGTTCTTCTGCATCGTGCCGTGGACGTCCGTCTTCGCGCTCACCGGGGAAGACGCTCAGGGGCTCGTGTGGCCGGAGGACGTCCCGCGGGAGCTCGTCGAGGCGCAGCAGCAGCAGCAGCGTCGCGCGGCCCTCCACGCCGTGCCCGCGGCGCCCCCGTCGGCGCCCACGGTCGACGAGGAGCAGACGCTGGCCGCGAAGAAGCCCGCGGCCGAGAAGCCCGCGCCTAAGAAGCCTGCGGCGAAGAAGGCGCCCGCCGAGAAGCCCGCGGCGAAGAAGGCGCCCGCCGAGAAGCCCGCGGCGAAGAAGGCGCCTGCCGAGAAGCCCGCGGCGAAGAAGGCGCCCGCCGAGAAGCCCGCGGCGAAGAAGCCCGCAGCGAAGAAGCCGGCCGCCGGGAAGCCCGCGGCGAAGAAGCCCGCGGCGGCGGAGAAGCCCGTCGTCGCGCGTGAGCCCGACCGCGCCGTGCCCGTCCCTGCGGCGGCGGCGGCGCCCGTCCCCGCGGCCGCGCCCCCTCCGCCCCGCGTAGGGGGCAAGACCAAGCGAGAGCTCCCGCCCTATCTCCGCGTCGTGAAGTGAAGGCCGAGGCCGCGGCGACCACCGGCACGCGGGGACCGGGCCGACCCGCGCGCGCGCAGGCGTCGAAGTCGCGTTCGCACCGGCCGCTTCGTGGTAGACCCGACGCACGATGGTATCGGGGAAGTCTCCGGCGGGCGATCCCCTCGGGGGGAGCAGCGGCAACGTCGGTGAACGCGCGGGTGGCGGAGCCCGCGGCCGCGGCGTCGCGTTCATGGCCGGCGCGCTCGTGCTCTTCACCGTGCTCGACTTTACGCTCGAGCGCATCGTGCCCGACAGCTCCATTCGGCAGCTCTTGTTGCTCGCCGCGTGCAACGTCCTCGTCGCGCTCTCGCTGAACGTCATCAACGGCATGGCCGGCCAGTTCTCGATCGGGCACGCCGGATTCCTCGGCCTCGGCGGCTACACCAGCGCCGTCGTGAGCTCCCACCTCCACGAGGCGCTCGGGGGCGGCGATCCCACCTTCGCGCGATCGTTCATCGTGGTTCCCGTGGCGCTCGTGGCGTCGGCGCTCATCGCGGGCGCCTTCGGGTATCTCGTGGGCCTGCCCAGTCTCCGCCTGAAGGGCGACTACCTCGCCATCGTAACGCTCGGCTTCGCCGAGATCGTGCGCCTGCTCATCGCGACCGCGCAGCTCGGGGAGAAGCAGACCGTCGGTGAGGCCTTCGCCCAGGTGGGAGGGCCGAAGGGGGTCGTGGGGCCCTTCGTCCACGCGCTCAGCGTGGCCATCACGAGCCTCGGCGGACAGAACGGCTACGCCGGCCCCAAGAACCAAGGCGTGCCGCTCTACGCGGGCCCCTTCTGGATCTTCGGCCTCGCCCTGGTCCTCGGGATCTTGGCGTATCGACTCAAGTTTTCCGGCTGGGGCCGCGCCCTCCGTGCGCTCCGCGAAGACGAGATCGCGGCCGCCGCCGTGGGGGTCGACCCCACCCGTTACAAGGTCCGCAGCTTCGTCATCGCGGCGGTCGGGGCGGGCATCGCCGGTGGCCTCATGGCGATGAACCGCGACGGCACGCCGACGGTGCAGCCCGACAACTACAACTTCGCGGCGTCGTTCGACGCCATCACGATGGTCATACTCGGCGGCTCCGGCAGCGTCACGGGCGCGGCCATCGGCGGGGTGTTCATCACCTTCACGATCAAGGCGATCGAGGCCGTCCAGTCGACGAACGTCATCCAGTCGTTGAAGCGCTCGGCCTCCTGGCTCGACCTGAACGCGCTGCGCATGATCATCTACGCGGGCGTGCTCATCGCGCTGATGATCTGGCGCCCCGAGGGGCTCCTGGGCGAGCGCGAGATCTTCGAGAAGAAGCGGGCGCCCAAGCCGCGCTCGGCGCCACCGGACGCGCCGCCGGGCGGGGCCAGGAGCGACACGCCGTGACCGAGCTCACGCTCAAGAACGTGTCCAAGAACTTCGGCGGATTGCGCGCCGTGAGCGACGTGTCGTTCACGGTGCCGGAGCGCTGCATCTTCGGCCTCATCGGGCCGAACGGGGCCGGCAAGACCACCGTCTTCAACCTCGTGACGGGGGTCTACAAGCACGACGCGGGAAGCATCCATTTCGGCAAGACCGACGTGCGCCCGCTCGCGCCGGCGAAGATCGCCGAGGCGGGGATCGCGCGCACCTTCCAGAACATTCGGCTCTTCTCGCAGCTCACGGTCCTCGAGAACCTGCTCGTCGCCTGCGAGCTCCAGAAGCGCGCGCACCTCACGGCCGCGCTGCTACGTACAAAGGTTCACTACGAAGACGAGCGCACGATGCAAGCGCGCGCCATGGACCTCCTCGACGTGTTCGGCCTCGCGGGTGTGGCCGACGAGCCCTCCACGTCGCTTCCGTACGGCAACCAGCGCAGGCTCGAGATCGCCCGCGCGATGATGCTCGAGCCGAAGCTCTTGCTGCTCGACGAGCCGGCGGCCGGCATGAACTACGGCGAGGCCGAGGGCCTGAAGACGCAGATTCGCTGGCTGCGAGACAAGTTCGCGCTCACGGTCGTGCTGGTCGAGCACAACATGCAGGTGGTCATGGGGGTTTGCGAAGAGATCCACGTGCTCGACCAAGGGCGGACCATCGCCCACGGCACGCCTGAGGCCGTCCAAAACGACCCGAAGGTGCTGGCCGCTTACCTCGGCGGCGACGACGACGAGTCCGACGAGCCGCAGGCCGCGGCGGGAGCGGGCAGTGAAGGTTGAGCACCCGACGCGCCGGGACGAGCCGCTCCCGGAGGGCACGCCGCTGCTGGAGCTCGTCGACGTGCGCGTCGAATACGGAGGCATCAAGGCGCTGAAGGGCGTCTCGATGAAGGTGAACTACGGCGAGATCGTGGCCATCATCGGCGCGAATGGCGCGGGAAAGACCACCACGCTGAAGAGCGTCGTGCGGCTGCTCCCGCTCGCCTCTGGGCAGATCCGCTTCCGCGGACAGGACATCGCGGGACTCGCCACCGAGGACCTCGTGGAGCTGGGCGTGTCGCTGGTGCCTGAGGGGCGCGCCATCTTCCCGAGCCTCACGGTCCGCGAGAACCTCGAGCTCGGCGCCTACGTTCACCGCGATCCCGTGACCATCAAGGAGTCGCTCGCCGACGTCATCGCGCTCTTCCCTCGCATCGGCGAGCGGCTCGGGCAGGAGGGCGGCACGCTCTCGGGAGGTGAGCAGCAGATGCTCGCGATCGGCCGCGCCCTCATGGCGAGGCCCTCCCTCGTGCTGCTCGACGAGCCCTCGCTCGGCATCGCCCCGAAGCTCGCCGCTCAGATCTTCAAGGCCATCCGCGAGATCGCGCGCGCGGGCGTCACCGTGCTCGTCGTGGAGCAGAACACGCGGATGGCGCTCGGCTCGAGCGCGCGCGCGTACGTCCTCCGCACGGGCGAGGTGGCGCTCTCCGGTGACTCCAAGACGCTCGCGAGCGATCCCGAGATCCAGAAGGCCTACCTTGGGGGCTGACGCGGCGCTCGGGGCGCTCGCGGTGCTCACTTCGCCACCGAGAGGTCGATGATGAGGGTGGTCGTCACGGGCGGGACGGGGTTCATCGGAGAGAGGCTCGTCCGCGCGCTCGCGGAGCGCGGCGACGAGGTCGTCGTGTTGAGCCGCCGGGCGGGCAGCTCGCCATTGGCCACGATCGTGCCCTGGTCGCCCGCGGAGCCCGGCG
This sequence is a window from Myxococcales bacterium. Protein-coding genes within it:
- a CDS encoding ABC transporter ATP-binding protein, whose translation is MTELTLKNVSKNFGGLRAVSDVSFTVPERCIFGLIGPNGAGKTTVFNLVTGVYKHDAGSIHFGKTDVRPLAPAKIAEAGIARTFQNIRLFSQLTVLENLLVACELQKRAHLTAALLRTKVHYEDERTMQARAMDLLDVFGLAGVADEPSTSLPYGNQRRLEIARAMMLEPKLLLLDEPAAGMNYGEAEGLKTQIRWLRDKFALTVVLVEHNMQVVMGVCEEIHVLDQGRTIAHGTPEAVQNDPKVLAAYLGGDDDESDEPQAAAGAGSEG
- a CDS encoding ABC transporter ATP-binding protein, giving the protein MLELVDVRVEYGGIKALKGVSMKVNYGEIVAIIGANGAGKTTTLKSVVRLLPLASGQIRFRGQDIAGLATEDLVELGVSLVPEGRAIFPSLTVRENLELGAYVHRDPVTIKESLADVIALFPRIGERLGQEGGTLSGGEQQMLAIGRALMARPSLVLLDEPSLGIAPKLAAQIFKAIREIARAGVTVLVVEQNTRMALGSSARAYVLRTGEVALSGDSKTLASDPEIQKAYLGG